Below is a window of Myxococcaceae bacterium JPH2 DNA.
CGGTGGGGTGGTCGGCACCGAGGACGGCTCACTCCGCATCCGATAGTGTTTCAGCTTCAGCGTCACCAGCACCAGGGCCACCGCCAGCACGGTGAGAACCATCCCAAGTGCCGCGAGGAGGATTCGCAGGCGCGCCAGCGGAGACGCATTCGGCTGCGCCACGGGCATCACTCGGGTCGTCACCTCGTCCACGAGCAGGGACACGCCCTCCGGCGAAAGCCCCTCCACCCCACCCGCGAGGAGCGTCTTGAGTGACTCCGTGGACTGGCGCAGATGCGCGGCGCGACCGGGTTCGGCCCGCAGCATGGCCGCGGCCTTCGATGCGGCCACGGGTTGTCCCGACCGAGGTAGAGAGGGCAGCACCAGATGCACTCGCGCCAGCAGGACACCGTCCACGGTTTGCAGCGTCTTCTCCAGCTCCCGCTCCAGCACCCGCGTTCGACAGACCTGCTCCTCCAGGGGGGTGCGCACCAGTCCGCTTCCGCCGAAGACTTCACATCCCGACTCCTCGGGCGGACGCGGCAACCCCAGCTCCGCGAGAATGCGAACAGCGTCGGAGGCATGCTCTTCCTCGACCTCCACCGACCATGAGGGCTTCTTGCCCCCTTCCGCGACCTTGCGCGCATCGAGCCCCCGCTCGATGAGGACCGTCTGAAGGAGGTTGGCCTGCCGCTCATCCAACCCGTGTTGAATCTGCTCACGACATGCCGTGACACCCTGAAGACAGAGCAGGAGCAGCACGGCTCGACACAAGAAACGCATGCGAGGAGTTCCTCAAATCTGGGTCTGCAGAACCTGCTTCACGCCGCTCGTGGCCTTCTCGACAACCTTGCCCGCGAGATCGAGTTCCTGACTCGCGCGGTAGACTCGCGCTTGAAGGCCCAGCAGCTCGGTGGCTGTGAAGGTGCGGCCGGACTCGGCCAGCCGCATGACGTGGTCCAATTGCTTGCGCGCCTGGTCGACGCCCTCCAACACCTGAGCCACATGCTGCGCTCGCGCGGATTGAACCGAGCCCACTCGCGTGTCGGGCTTCGCGCCCTCCACCGCAGCGCACGTCTTCCGCGTGTCGTCCACGCGCGATGGACTCCGCGCCACCTCCGAGGTAGCCGCGCCCTCTCGCGGACCCGATACTCGCGGGGGCCCCGAGCTCTTCGGCAGCTCCCGCGCACCGTCCAGGACGTCTCGAAACGACTCTCTCGGCGAGACACCCGAGGCCACGCTTCCCGTGGGCCCCATCTTGTCGATGCCCATGGGCGCCTCAGCGGATGTTGTTGATGGCCGCCTTCGCGGAGTCGTGGCGGACCTTCATGATGTTGGAGATGGCGTTGTGCTCGCGGCTCTCCTGCTGCATCTCGTTCTGGAGCTGGAGGTAGGCCATGTTGAACTTCTGGCCCTCCGCGTTCATGAGCTTCTGGGCCTCCATCAAGTCCCACGCATCGCCCTGCCCCGCGCTGCTGCCCCCCACGCTCGTGCCCCCCTTCAGCGGCACCGTCGTCGACCCCACGGAGGAGGCCACCACCGAACTCACGCTGGAGATGGCCGCGCTCGTGATGGGCCCCCCCGGAATCATCCCGCCCACGAGCCCCGCGCCCGTGCGCACGACTTCGCGCGCCGCTCGCGCGAGGCTGGGGCCGAACTCACTTCGCGGCGTCTGCCGAGCAACAGTCTGGGTAATGGTCAGCGAGGGAAGTGCGTGGGATGAGTCCAAGGGATGCCTCCGGCGATGGGTCGCCGTGGGCTCATTCCAATGGGCATGCCAGCCGCCAAGCCGTGGGAATGACAGGCGGAACAACCTGCGGCGCCCCCACGCGCCGCTCCCATCCCGGAGAAGGCGTCCACCGACGTGGACGGAGCACGGACCGCTCGAAAACTTGCCTCTCGGCCGGGCTGCTCCAGAGTTGTCGCACCCTGTCGCTCGCGAAGGAGAGAGACCCGGTGATGACCTCCCCTGGTGCACCCAGCACGGCCGAACGCTTTCACCCTCGCGTCGAGGCCAATCTCCCCGTCAAGGTGCTCCTGTCCGGGCGCACCGTGTCGGCTCAGGCGCGCGACGTGTCCATGGCCGGGCTGTTCCTTCTCGCGCACGCGGCGGAGACCCAGCAGACCCTCACCATCGCCTTGCCGCTACCGGGTGACCGAGAGCTCGTCACCACGTGCGAGATTCGGCGGCGCGAGGTGGATGGCGTGGCGCTGGAGTTTGGTCCCCTGGACTGGGACGACCTCATCGCCCTGGCGCGCTTCCTCCATCCGCGCCTGCCCTGAGCGAAACGCCGACGGTCAGCTCGACGCGGCCATCCGCGTGCGCAGCCGCTCCACCAGCGCCATCAACTCCGCGCCTCGGAATGGCTTGTGGATGTAGCCATCCGCGCCCGCGGCCGTCGCGCTCTCCACATCCGACTTCTTCGCCTTCCCGGTCAGCATGTAGAGCGGCACGCCCGCCGTGGACGGATCGCTCTTGAGGATGCGGCAGACCGAAACGCCATCGAGTTGCGGTAGCACCACGTCCATCAAGATGAGGTGGAAGGGCTGACTCTTCGCGAGCTTCAGGCCCTCCAACCCATTCGCAGCGCACACCACATCCACAGCGCCATCGCTCAACATGGAGCGGACGAGTTCGCGAATGACGGGTTCGTCCTCGACGAGCAGGATGTGGAAAGGTGCCTGGGCGTTGACGGCCATCGTTCCTCGGAATCGACCCTCGGGCCTCACTCGAATGCGGGAGCCTCGCCAGGCTCTGCTGCGCCAACGTGCGCGCGGGGGCGGGGTATAGCCCCGCCGGCACCGCTCGCACCAGCAACCCCCGCCCGTTCTGTAGCGAAGTACCCACGACACCCCGCGGAGATTCCGCGCGCAGCGGTGTCTCACGCTGGGGTGTCGCCAGACACCCTCCCATTTCTCACACACGCCCGTACGTCGCGGCATGCGGAGACGCTCGGGAGCAGGTCAGATGTCCGCCACACCCTCGCGCTCGGCCCAGCCCTCCAGGCCGTTGGGCAGGCGGATGCGCACGAAGCGTCCCGACTCATCCAGCATCTGCACCTTGAGGCCCGCGTGAACCTCGAAGAGCGAGCGAGCGCCGTCACGTGGCAGCTCTCGCGCCGCCACCGTGGGCGCCACAATCACCGCCTCGTGAACGTTCTGGTGGACCCAGACATGCGCGACGAGCAGCGCACCCGCTGGCACCGACGCGGTGAGGCACAGGCCCATCAGCACCGCGGTGACAGTGCCGCGCGCCCAGGGCCACGCGCGCCGCGCGAGGATGAGCGCGAAGCCCAGCAGCCACGCGCCCAGGAAGATCCACGACACCATCGCTCCGTCCGTCACGGCCGTCACGCGGGAGAGGAATGGCTCATCCGCCGTGGCGCCCACCACCTTGTCCACCTGGCGCGCCCGGGCCAAAGTGAGGTTCGACTCGAGGTCCGGCGCTTTTCCGCCCTGCTTCCGCGCGCGCTCCAGCGACAGCACCGCGCGGCCCAGGTCGCCGCGCGCCAGATGCGTGGTGCCCAGGTTGTAGAGGACGTCCGGGCCACCGAAGCCGTGCGACAGCAGCTTGTCGTAGCCCTCCTGCGCGGCCGCGTAGTCCTCGCGGGCATAGGCCTCGTTGGCCTGCTGGAAGAGCGCCTGTGCCTCGTCGGGCGAGTAGTAGCCCTGGGTCGTCTCGGTGCTCATCGCCCCCAGCCCTCCATGACCGCGGCGGCGGCCTCCAAGACCTTCCGGCGCTCGGCCGGCTCCACGCCGCCGCCGTAGCGCCCCATGTCGCACGCCTCCAACACGAACTGCACCCGCGCGCGTCGCTCGGCATCCACGCCCGCCGCGGCCAGACGCTCACTGAGCGCCTCACGTGTCAGCCCTCCCAGCGGCGCGCCCACTTGCGCGTCCAGGAAGCCCAGCAGTCCCTTCTCCACCTCCGCGTAGAAGGCACCCGCGTCCTTGCCCGCCAGCAGCTTCTCCGCTGCGGCCAATCGCTTGCGCGCGGCACGCGCCTGCTGCTTGCCCTTCCCTGCCTCGGTGCGCGTGGCCATCCGTCCTCGCACTCCGCCCATGAGCGCCACGCCCGCGAGCAACCCCAGCGGCGCGAGCACCGCGGTCGCGAAGAAGGGGCGCTGCCACACGGGTGTCGCTGGTGCCTCGAAGCGCGCTTGGTAGCGCACGGGCCGGATGCCGCCCGCCGTGAGGACGTTCTTCTGCTCGCTGGCCGAGTCATTCAGCCGCGGTGTCTGCGTGCCCAGCGAGGTGGTGCCACCGGCCCCCGCCTCCACGTTGAGGGTCACGGGGTCGGTGCGCGCGACCTCGTAGCGGCGTGTGCTCGGGTCGAAGTAGGGGAACTCGAGCGCGGGCAAGGTGAAGGCGCCCGTGCGCTGCGGCATCACCAGGTACTCGACGACGCGGCGGCCCTGGATGCGGTTGCGGTTGGGCGTGAGCTTGTCCGTCGTCGTCGGGTCGTAGACCTTGAGCGAGGCCGGTCCCGTGAGCTTGGGCGGCGTGATGTTCTTGACGTTGCCCGTCCCCTCCAGGACCACCTTCACGGTGACGGGCTGGCCCAGCTCCACGCGCGTGTTGGACACGTCCAGCGACAGCCGCCAGTTGCCCACGTTCGCGTTGGACATCCCCGGAGGAGCGCCCGCGGGAAGCGGCCGCACCTTCACCTTCAACGCGTTGGCGATGCGGTGCACGCGGTGGCCCGCGAAGAGGAAGCCCGTGGTGATGTCCGCCTCCGCCGCCGAGATGGTCAGCGCGCCCGGCTTCACGGGGAACAGCGCGGAGCGGCGCAGGAGATAGGTGCGGTAGGGAATGCCGTCGACAATCTTCTGGTCGCTCGACAACTGCGTGGGGTTCTCCACGGCCTCGGACCAGAAGCCCTCCAACTTGGGCATGGTGACGGAGTCCACCGAGGACAGGTCCACGCGGGAGTAGACATAGAGCGACAGCGTCACCTGCTCGCCCACGTACACATCGTCCCTGTCCAACGTCGAACGCAGGAACAGATCCGAGTCGCCCCGTGGGATGACGGGCTCGTCGGCCTCCTCGTCCTCACCGAAGGGGTCATTCGCGGTGCTCGGCAGGTTCCGGAAGGGGTCCGGCAACGCGGGGCGGGCGTTCGCCTGCGCGGAGCCCTGCGAGGCGTGGCCCTCCTTCACGGTGACGCGCAACGGATCCGTCTTCATCTGTCGCCCGCCCACGTTCAGCACCGCGGGCGGGATGGTGAGCGTGCCCGCGCGGTTCGCGCGCAGGACGAGCATGTGGCGCGTCACGTCCTGGATGACGGCGGGGCCACCACCCGACAGCGAGATGGAGCGCTGGCTGCTGCGTGAGTTGGACAACACCTCGAAGTCTTCCGACTGAGGCAGCCGCACCTGCGCGTTGGCGGGAGCGTTCACCACCACCACCGTGAGGTGGAAGGCGTCCTCGGTGCCGACCTCGGTGCGGTCCACCGTCTGGTAGAACTCGATGTCATCCGCCCATGCTGGCGCCGTGGCGAGCAGGGCAAGCACGGCGAACCACGCCGCGCGGCCGCTACCAGTCCTTCTCATTGGCCTTCCTCGGCTTCTTCTTCTGCTGGAAACGCCAGAGCTGGAGATTCTTCTCGTTCTGCTTCATCGCATCCAGCAGGCGCTCGGCCTCCTGCCGGTCGACGTCCGA
It encodes the following:
- a CDS encoding flagellar M-ring protein FliF, which gives rise to MRFLCRAVLLLLCLQGVTACREQIQHGLDERQANLLQTVLIERGLDARKVAEGGKKPSWSVEVEEEHASDAVRILAELGLPRPPEESGCEVFGGSGLVRTPLEEQVCRTRVLERELEKTLQTVDGVLLARVHLVLPSLPRSGQPVAASKAAAMLRAEPGRAAHLRQSTESLKTLLAGGVEGLSPEGVSLLVDEVTTRVMPVAQPNASPLARLRILLAALGMVLTVLAVALVLVTLKLKHYRMRSEPSSVPTTPPRPVLTPAAPRKVT
- a CDS encoding response regulator produces the protein MAVNAQAPFHILLVEDEPVIRELVRSMLSDGAVDVVCAANGLEGLKLAKSQPFHLILMDVVLPQLDGVSVCRILKSDPSTAGVPLYMLTGKAKKSDVESATAAGADGYIHKPFRGAELMALVERLRTRMAASS
- a CDS encoding PilZ domain-containing protein, whose amino-acid sequence is MTSPGAPSTAERFHPRVEANLPVKVLLSGRTVSAQARDVSMAGLFLLAHAAETQQTLTIALPLPGDRELVTTCEIRRREVDGVALEFGPLDWDDLIALARFLHPRLP
- a CDS encoding protein BatD; this encodes MRRTGSGRAAWFAVLALLATAPAWADDIEFYQTVDRTEVGTEDAFHLTVVVVNAPANAQVRLPQSEDFEVLSNSRSSQRSISLSGGGPAVIQDVTRHMLVLRANRAGTLTIPPAVLNVGGRQMKTDPLRVTVKEGHASQGSAQANARPALPDPFRNLPSTANDPFGEDEEADEPVIPRGDSDLFLRSTLDRDDVYVGEQVTLSLYVYSRVDLSSVDSVTMPKLEGFWSEAVENPTQLSSDQKIVDGIPYRTYLLRRSALFPVKPGALTISAAEADITTGFLFAGHRVHRIANALKVKVRPLPAGAPPGMSNANVGNWRLSLDVSNTRVELGQPVTVKVVLEGTGNVKNITPPKLTGPASLKVYDPTTTDKLTPNRNRIQGRRVVEYLVMPQRTGAFTLPALEFPYFDPSTRRYEVARTDPVTLNVEAGAGGTTSLGTQTPRLNDSASEQKNVLTAGGIRPVRYQARFEAPATPVWQRPFFATAVLAPLGLLAGVALMGGVRGRMATRTEAGKGKQQARAARKRLAAAEKLLAGKDAGAFYAEVEKGLLGFLDAQVGAPLGGLTREALSERLAAAGVDAERRARVQFVLEACDMGRYGGGVEPAERRKVLEAAAAVMEGWGR
- a CDS encoding ATP-dependent helicase HrpB — translated: MGIDKMGPTGSVASGVSPRESFRDVLDGARELPKSSGPPRVSGPREGAATSEVARSPSRVDDTRKTCAAVEGAKPDTRVGSVQSARAQHVAQVLEGVDQARKQLDHVMRLAESGRTFTATELLGLQARVYRASQELDLAGKVVEKATSGVKQVLQTQI
- a CDS encoding SH3 domain-containing protein, which codes for MSTETTQGYYSPDEAQALFQQANEAYAREDYAAAQEGYDKLLSHGFGGPDVLYNLGTTHLARGDLGRAVLSLERARKQGGKAPDLESNLTLARARQVDKVVGATADEPFLSRVTAVTDGAMVSWIFLGAWLLGFALILARRAWPWARGTVTAVLMGLCLTASVPAGALLVAHVWVHQNVHEAVIVAPTVAARELPRDGARSLFEVHAGLKVQMLDESGRFVRIRLPNGLEGWAEREGVADI